A genome region from Procambarus clarkii isolate CNS0578487 chromosome 78, FALCON_Pclarkii_2.0, whole genome shotgun sequence includes the following:
- the LOC138357488 gene encoding DNA-directed RNA polymerase II subunit RPB1-like: MSLYDAADAGLYSPTDAADAGLYSPTDAADAGLYSSTDAADAGLYSSTDAADAGLYSPTDAADAGLYSPTDAADAGLYSSTDAANAGLYSPTDAADAGLYSPTDAADAGLYSPTDAADAGLYSPTDADAGLYSPTDAADAGLYSPTDAADAGLYSPTDAADAGLYSPTDAADAGLYSPTDADAGLYSPTDAADAGLYSPTDADAGLYSPTDAADAGLYSPTDAADAGLYSPTDAADAGLYSPTDAADAGLYSPTDAADAGLYSPTDADAGLYSPTDAADAGLYSPTDAADAGLYSPTDAADAGLYSPTDADAGLYSPTDAADAGLYSATDAADAGLYSPTDG, translated from the exons ATGAGCTTATATG atgctgctgatgctggcCTGTACTCTCCCAcagatgctgctgatgctggcCTGTACTCTCCCAcagatgctgctgatgctggcCTGTACTCTTCCAcagatgctgctgatgctggcCTGTACTCTTCCAcagatgctgctgatgctggcCTGTACTCTCCCAcagatgctgctgatgctggcCTGTACTCTCCCAcagatgctgctgatgctggcCTGTACTCTTCCACAGATGCTGCTAATGCTGGCCTGTACTCTCCCAcagatgctgctgatgctggcCTGTACTCTCCCACAGATGCTGCTGATGCAGGCCTGTACTCTCCCAcagatgctgctgatgctggcCTGTACTCTCCCACAGATGCTGATGCTGGCCTGTACTCTCCCAcagatgctgctgatgctggcCTGTACTCTCCCAcagatgctgctgatgctggcCTGTACTCTCCCAcagatgctgctgatgctggcCTGTACTCTCCCAcagatgctgctgatgctggcCTGTACTCTCCCACAGATGCTGATGCTGGCCTGTACTCTCCCAcagatgctgctgatgctggcCTGTACTCTCCCACAGATGCTGATGCTGGCCTGTACTCTCCCAcagatgctgctgatgctggcCTGTACTCTCCCAcagatgctgctgatgctggcCTGTACTCTCCCActgatgctgctgatgctggcCTGTACTCTCCCAcagatgctgctgatgctggcCTGTACTCTCCCAcagatgctgctgatgctggcCTGTACTCTCCCACAGATGCTGATGCTGGCCTGTACTCTCCCAcagatgctgctgatgctggcCTGTACTCTCCCAcagatgctgctgatgctggcCTGTACTCTCCCAcagatgctgctgatgctggcCTGTACTCTCCCACAGATGCTGATGCTGGCCTGTACTCTCCCAcagatgctgctgatgctggcCTGTACTCTGCCAcagatgctgctgatgctggcCTGTACTCTCCCACAGATGGATGA